A window of Solanum stenotomum isolate F172 unplaced genomic scaffold, ASM1918654v1 scaffold21622, whole genome shotgun sequence genomic DNA:
NNNNNNNNNNNNNNNNNNNNNNNNNNNNNNNNNNNNNNNNNNNNNNNNNNNNNNNNNNNNNNNNNNNNNNNNNNNNNNNNNNNNNNNNNNNNNNNNNNNNNNNNNNNNNNNNNNNNNNNNNNNNNNNNNNNNNNNNNNNNNNNNNNNNNNNNNNNNNNNNNNNNNNNNNNNNNNNNNNNNNNNNNNNNNNNNNNNNNNNNNNNNNNNNNNNNNNNNNNNNNNNNNNNNNNNNNNNNNNNNNNNNNNNNNNNNNNNNNNNNNNNNNNNNNNNNNNNNNNNNNNNNNNNNNNNNNNNNNNNNNNNNNNNNNNNNNNNNNNNNNNNNNNNNNNNNNNNNNNNNNNNNNNNNNNNNNNNNNNNNNNNNNNNNNNNNNNNNNNNNNNNNNNNNNNNNNNNNNNNNNNNNNNNNNNNNNNNNNNNNNNNNNNNNNNNNNNNNNNNNNNNNNNNNNNNNNNNNNNNNNNNNNNNNNNNNNNNNNNNNNNNNNNNNNNNNNNNNNNNNNNNNNNNNNNNNNNNNNNNNNNNNNNNNNNNNNNNNNNNNNNNNNNNNNNNNNNNNNNNNNNNNNNNNNNNNNNNNNNNNNNNNNNNNNNNNNNNNNNNNNNNNNNNNNNNNNNNNNNNNNNNNNNNNNNNNNNNNNNNNNNNNNNNNNNNNNNNNNNNNNNNNNNNNNNNNNNNNNNNNNNNNNNNNNNNNNNNNNNNNNNNNNNNNNNNNNNNNNNNNNNNNNNNNNNNNNNNNNNNNNNNNNNNNNNNNNNNNNNNNNNNNNNNNNNNNNNNNNNNNNNNNNNNNNNNNNNNNNNNNNNNNNNNNNNNNNNNNNNNNNNNNNNNNNNNNNNNNNNNNNNNNNNNNNNNNNNNNNNNNNNNNNNNNNNNNNNNNNNNNNNNNNNNNNNNNNNNNNNNNNNNNNNNNNNNNNNNNNNNNNNNNNNNNNNNNNNNNNNNNNNNNNNNNNNNNNNNNNNNNNNNNNNNNNNNNNNNNNNNNNNNNNNNNNNNNNNNNNNNNNNNNNNNNNNNNNNNNNNNNNNNNNNNNNNNNNNNNNNNNNNNNNNNNNNNNNNNNNNNNNNNNNNNNNNNNNNNNNNNNNNNNNNNNNNNNNNNNNNNNNNNNNNNNNNNNNNNNNNNNNNNcttccttgaaaatgtcctttttggcatgtttttgcatggtctccatacttagtacttaattgtgctaacccctttctttccctttttggactaaagtgtagggatttggagatgatgacatgtcatggctttgataggtttctaagtgttgaagatgaagacttggtgagtcctcatagattcgaggacaatacccaatatgttcttttatgtctttttagtattgtttaagttgtgtacgggattagtcccgaattttgtactctaaagtattagatggtttgagacattatgtataaagtctagaaagtcttccgcttgctatttttttttttttttgaaatgttttcttggtaaagaaagtttttaattccgtatggttttagtgtctatgcgatgaatgaatgctaagaggcttgtattagacctcttcgaggtcgagtacgccggttacgactagggggtgctcccgggtcgtgacacgcCCAGTGCTCGTTATGGATTGATTGTATTTTCACCCAAATTTGCTCATTTTGAGGGACTTAAATCCAATATCTGCCTTTATGTCATGACACTCATTGTTTACCCTTCATCAAATCATGGACTTCTTCTGAATCCAAAACTTGCCGACAAATGATAACTCATTGGCATGATGCTTTGCCTTGTACAAATTTAGAGTTGGTAACAAGTCTTGAAATCCTTTCTTACTTTCTTGACATAAACTCGACTCAAGGACATATGAAACAAAGCGATgaaaagtggaagaaaaatatatactacacgAGAATAGCAGAAAATGATTCGATGAAGACTCTCTtttagaaagagaaagaaagaaaaacttatcTGAGTGTGGTAGCCGACTCTACtgatcatgacatgcaatttgaATTGATGACCCGATTTGTCCATCCAATCTATTCATCAACCATATCATCTAATCTTGATGTGGAGTTTCAACTATTTGACGAAGTCATAACTAATTTCAAACTCTTATTCACCTTATGATGTCCATGAGGGTTTTTGCCAGTAAAACTCTTTCACTTTGAATCCTTCAACTCACATTCGCCTCATGGTGCCCgttagggttttcaccaataaaactctctcatttttatttatctcaaCTCACATTCGCCTTATGATGCCCAATTAGGATTTTCACCAATAAAActctcatttttttattttcacaacTCATTTTCTCCTTATGATACCGAGTTAGAtttttcaccaataagactctctcatttttgtttctctcaaCTCACATTCGCCTTATGATGCCCAGTTAGtgttttcaccaataagactctctcatGGTTTCATCATTTGTATCCTTAACATACTTACTCTTGACATTTCAAAGGTTGATCCAAAGGTCTTTCTTTGATTGAAACAAAAATTTTATACAAGGTTAGAAAGAAATAACAAGATGAAGGCTCAAATACGACTTTAAATGATGGGATTGACTTTAGCTTTgggatagaaaaaaaattaaaaaaatgacttttgacccagttttttacaaatatggaattttggattttttatttggttagaCCGAACCCCATGACAGtgttgcctacgtatcttatCGAAACAAGAATagggtcaaacgtagttcatgTTGattgattttcatctttttttttcttttttttttaatatgaaagAGCCAAGGAAGCAGAAGAACCAAAGAAGTAAATTAAATCTCAACAATGGTGACAACATATGAATTAATACTTAGACACAGAACCAAGAATTTCCATTACATCAACCTTTGAAATGTCAAGTTCAAACATAAGTGTTTCTAATACCAAAAAATCACATCATATATAATATCTCTGCAAAGCATCAGCATTGATgaccatttttgtcattttgcCTTCTATATCTGCTAAGTAAAGAGCACCATTGGATAATAATTTCTTTACAATGAATGGTCCTTTTCAATTTGGAGAAAATTTGCCTTTGACTTCAGCCTGGTGTGGCAGAATACGTCCCAACACTAATTGACCCTCTTCGAAACGTCTGGGACGCACCATTTGGTTGTATGCTCGTGCCATTTTTTTCTGGTACAATTATCCATGGCATACTGACGTCATTCGCTTCTcatcaatcaaacttaattgcTCCAAGGGTGTTCTAATCCactcatcatcatcaatttcaGCCTCTACAACAATCCGCAAAGATGAAATCTCAACCTCTGCAGGTATAACTGCCTCAATCCCATATACCAACGAATAGGGGGTGGCACCCACTGACGTACGAACTGTAGTGCGATATCCCACAAAACAAAAGGTAACTTTTCATACCATTGTCGAGAACTTTGCACATTTTACgaagtatttttttatatttttgttggcaACTTCTACAGCCCCATTTGCTTTTGGGTGATAAGGAATCGAATTTCGATGTTCAATCTTAAATTGACGGCATACCTCTTGCATTAAACGATTGTTGAGATTTGCAGCATTATCGGTAACAATTGCCTTTGGAATACCAAATCGACAGATGATGTTGAAATGAATGAAATCCACCACGACCTTCTTGGTCACTGACTTGAAAGttactgcttccacccattttGTAAAGTAATTAATGGCCACCAGGATGAACCTATGACCATTCGATACTTTTGGTTCTATTTGTCCAATCACATCCATTCCCCATGCCACGAAAGGCCATGGAGCAGACATCGCACGTAATTCGGAGGGATGAGAATGTATCAAATCACCGTGTATTTGACATTCATGATATTTACGAACAAACCGTATAGAATCCCGCTTCATGGTGAGCCAATAATAACCTACTCGAAGTATCTTCTTTGCGAGAACATATCCATTCATGTGAGGTTCACAAACTCCTGAGTTTACTTCAATCATGATTGTTGAAGCCTCTTTAGCATTTACACATCTTAGAAGACCCAAATCAGGTGTTTTCTTCTACAATATGCCTCCGCTTAAGAAAAAACCGCTAGCTAGTCGCCGAATAGTCCTTTTTGGATTGCTAGTGGCATTAGTAGGACATTCTCCGAACTGAAGATATGTTTTAATATCATGAAACCAAGGTTTACCGTCAAATTCTTCCTCCACCATGTTGCAATAAGCATGCTGATCACGAATCTGTATGTACAAAGGGTCTATATGAGCTTCATCAGGATGTTGGAGCATTGAAGATAAAGTTGTCAATGCATCAACAATCTCATTATGAAATCTAGGAATGTGTCTAAACTTTATTGACACAAACCATCGATAAACATCTTGTAAACAATGTTGATATGGTATGACCTTTGGGTCACGAGTCTCTCATTCTCCTTGAATTTGATCGACTAGTATGTCTGAGTCTCCTAGCACTAGCAACTATTGGATGTCCATGTCAGCAGCTAACCTCATACCCAGGATGCAAGCCTCATACTCTGACATATTATTGGTACAATGGAATCTAAGTTGGGCTGTTATAAGGAAATATTCCCCTGATTCAGACATAAGAACTACTCCTATCCCAACTCCCTTCTTGTTAGAGCCACCGTCAAAAAATAACTTCCATCTTTGTTCCTTATCATGAACAACTTCATCGATACATGACACCTCTTCGTCTGGAAAGTAGGTCTTAAGTGGTTCATATTCATTATCAATAGGGTTCTCTGCCAAATGATCTGTCAATGCTTGAGCCTTCATTGCGGTCCGCGTCACATAGATAATATCAAACTATGTGTGTAATATTTGCCATTTCACAAGCCTGCCCGTAGGCATGggcttttgaaaaatgtattttaatggaTCCATACGAGAAATGAGATAAGTAGTATAAGATGAAAGATAGTGCTTCAACTTCTGTGCTACCCAAGTTAGGGCACAACACGTTCTTTCGAGAAGGGTGTACTTCGATTCATAAACGGTAAATTTCTTGTTGAGGTAATAAATGACCTGCTCTTTCTTGCCAGTGTCATCATGCTGAACCAATACACAGCCAAAAGAATTATTCAGTACtgacatatataatatcaatGGTCTGCCCGGCTCGGGAAGAACCAACACAGGAGATTCGATAAGTAATTCTTAATTCTTTCAAAAGCCTCTCGACATTCTTCGGTCCATTCGACTGTGGCATTCTTTtttaacaacataaaaatggGCTCGCAAGTTGTTGTGAGTTGAGCAATGAATTTATTGATGTAGTTTAGCCTTTCTAGAAGGCTCATAACCTCAGTTTTGTTCTTTGGAAGTGGCAGTTCCTGAATggcttttattttttaaggatCTAACTCGGTACCTCATCGATTGACTATAAACCCCAAAAGCTTTCCTGACAATACTCCAAATATACATTTTACAGGATTAAGCTTGAGATTATACCTGCGAAGCCTTTCGAAGAATCTTCTTAAGTCTTGCATATGATTTGactgtttttttatttaatgatcATATCATTCACATAAACTTCGATTTCTTTATgcatcatatcatgaaacatGGTTGTCATTGCCCTCATATAAGTTGTTCTCGtattttttaacccaaatgGCATGAATATGTACCCCATGATGTGATAAAAGACGTttttttctgcatcttcatCATCCTTAATAACCTGATGATAACCCGCATAGCAATCCACAAAATATGTAATCTCATGTTTAGCACaactttccaagaaaatatggATGTTGGGCAAAGGAAAGTCATCTTTTGGACTTTCTTTGTTCAAATCATGATAATCAACACACATTCGAACTTTGCCGTCTATCTTAGGGACAAGTACGATATTGGCCAACCAAGAAGGATATTGAGCGACTTGAATGACTCTGGCCTCAAGTTATTTTGTGATTTCCTCTTTAATTATTACACTCATGTCAGTTTTAAGCTTTCTCAACTTTTGCTTTACTGGAGGGAACTTATGATCAATCGGCAACTTGTGAACCACCATGTCAGTGCTTAATCCAGGCATGTCATCATAAGATGTGCAAAAATATCCTTGTAATCAAACAAAGCCTAGATTATATCCTCCTTTTAATGTCGAGCATGTACGCTTATCTTAGTCTCCTTAATATTTTCAGGATCCCCTAAATTTATCGTCTCAGTTTCACTCATGTTTGGATTTGATTTATtctcaaaatgtttgaaatcCCTGCTTACTTCTTCAAATACTTCGTCTTCATCATATTCGTTTTCTTGACTTATTATTTCAGGATTAGGTCGAAGATTAGATTGGATTTTAAGATCCGACAAAAAATTTACATGCATATCATATCACTAGAATCGGCATAGAAAGGACTGTattgaagaaaacaaaataaatatattagactgaaataaaaacacaattacatcctattgaaaaggaaaataaagagtTTGAAATAAAACGACGAGACAAAATCCGAATTACAACCCTTGAATAAATCgaatgacaaaaagaaaaacaacacAGACTACCAAGACTCATTCTTAATGGGGAGAGGAGTGGCCTCCCAATTGTTCAGTTGGACATCAGGACCAATGAATTGCACATCTCCATCGCTAGTGCCTTCTCCGAGTTCAACCATATTAGCCTCGAtaaataaatcttgaaaatagtTGATTAGTTCTTCGTTAACATCCAGAACTGGCTCTGGAAATGGTGACTCAAAAGATTCTGTCGTGCGGGCTTTGATGAAAGATTTGTATATGGGTGGTATAGGCTTGGTAAGTGATCATACATCTCTCTTCTGCTTCTTGGCCTTCATTTTGTCCTCGACTCTAGGCTTGTATCCTAAGCCAAAAGTACTGAGGCTCTTTCGTGGACTCACTAGATAAGCTCTCCCTTGCAAGAAGATCCCCAAGCCTTTACCTGCTGGTTCAAACCCATGCTTCAGCATTTCATTTACCATCATCACGGATGCCATGGGCAGTTGTGGTTTTGAAATGAGATTCCTCTCGAGGATATACTCAACAACCACTACCTCAAAAGCTTGATAAACCAGTGCTTCATTCTCATTATTTGCCTTGATAAAAGGGAGGGAAGAGTCCTTGTAGACTGACAGATCCCCCTTACCATGAACAATCACTTCTTGTCGATCGTATTCAGACTTAACCATTTGTTGCAATGTAGAGGGGACTTCCCCAGCCCTATGCACCCATGGTCTCCCCAACAATAGATTGTAGGATGCATTAATATTCAGCACTTGAAATTTCACGGTGAAATCAACAGGCCCTATTTTTAGTATGAGCTTTATCTCCCTAATGACATCTGTTTTGGACTCATCAAAAGCTCTAACACATACGTTGTTAGGTCGTACCCTTTCAACATTAATATTCAATTTTTGTAGAGTTGACAAGGGACAAATATTTGCCCTAGACCCTCCGTCAATTAGAACTCGAGTGACATATGAAAGCTCACACTTTAAAGTGATATGAAGGCCTTAGTTATGTCCCGTACCTTCCACTGGTAGTTCATTATCTGAAAAGGTGATGTAGTTTACCTCAAAGATACTCCCAGCAATCTTCTCTAACTGACTCACTGTAACTTCATTTGGAACATGTGCTTCGTTCAGAATCTACATTACAGCTTTACGATATTCATCTGAATGTATTAACAATGACAACAAAGAGATTTGGGCTGGAGTTTTCCTTAACTGTTCCACAATGGAGTAGTCTGACAATATCATCTTTCTTAAGAACTCATCTGCCTCCCCTTCAGTGACTGGACTCTTAACTTGCATTTGGTCATTTTTAGTTTTCCTTAATTCAGTCAGGACATAGCATCTTCCCGAACGGGTAATTTCTCCTACTTCATCTACGtcttcattgattttttttcctttgtatGTCAAGATGGTGGGCTCATAATTCCAAGGGACAACCTTGGGATTAGTCTTGGAAGTTGGGACACTGGCTTAATGATCACAGGTGGAATATGGGCTCCTTGCACGGCCAAGATAGGTTTGTTTTACCCTCTTGGAACAACCAAACTTGTCTCTCTCTGACTTGCCCGAACATCTTCAAGCGCTCATTTCACAGTTAGGATGGGCGTGTTTGATGGGTTCAAGTTATCCAACTTCCTTTCCGCCCCTGAAGGCATCATTTTTGTCAAGTCAACAACATTCGCCAAATTTTCTATGCCAGTTCCCACCTTAATGATGGGCTTGTATAGGACTGCAACTTTTTCCCAACCATTCATCATTTCTAACATGTTTGTTTCAGTATACCTGGGCAATGGATTTTGATTGATATTTGGTCCATTTGgacttttatatataattcgATGAGTATCGATCAAATCTTGAATTGCCTTTTTCAAGTACCAATACCTCTCTATGTTGTGCCCTGGGGCATCAAAACAATAAGGGCAGTGTTGAGAATAATTTAGAATTCTTGGGGGAGAATTGACATCTTTCTTTTAATAGGACTCAAAACTTCAACgtccataattttttaaacaaactagcATATGATTCTCCAATAGGGGTGAATTCATCCTTAGCTCAATTTCCCTTCTTGTATTCTTTTCTGGGACGAAAAGGAAGTCTAACAgtattttggtgaatttgtgGGGGTGGTGGATGATTTTAAGGAATTGGGGCACGCCATTGCGTATAAGAATGGGGGACAATTGGTTGTGCACTGAAAACGGGATATGGAGAGTATGGGATGGGATATTGTGGAGTTTGGGGAGGAAAATAGTGTTGCGGGGGATTATCTTGGACATAGATCTGAGGCGTTGATACAACCGTATCTACATCCTCCCTTCTCTTCTTCCCTCCAATATTTCGAGAACCATTTTGAAGCACTTGTGTTGTGGCTTTTAAGGCAGCTTGGCTTACAATCTTTCCAGACTTGATGCCATTTTCCACCATTTCCCCAACCTTAATAACTTCAGCGAATGTCTTCCCGACGGCAAAAAGCAAGTAGTGAAAGTAATCAGGTTCTTGCGCTTGGAGAAAAACGTCAATCATCTCTGACTTCTTCATTAGTGGTTTAACCCTAGTAGCTTGCTCCCTCAATCTAACGGCATATTCGCGAAAATTTTCCATGGTCTTTTTCCTCGTGTTGGATAATGAGGAGCGGTCTGGCACAATATCAATATTGTATTGGAATTGTTGCACAAAATATCGAGTCAAATCATCCCATGTATGCCAGTTGGCAATATCCCGATCTATGAACCATTCGGATGCAATTCCCACTAGGCTTTCCCCAAAATAGGCCATAAGCAACTCTTCTTTGCCCTCTGCACCCCTCAGTTGATTGCAATATCTCTTCAAATGAGCTATGGGGTCTCCGTGACCATGTATTTCTCAAACTTTGGAGTTTTAAAACCAACAGGCAAATGGACGTGGGGAAACATGCACAAATCACTAAATGAGATGCCTTTATGGCTTCCTAGTCCCTATATATCTCTTATGCTCTGTtccaaactcttcattttcttagCCATCTCTTCATGTTCCTCATTCTTAACCATTTTTTCAACTTCGATAGGGGAACTATATTGATGAATGTGTGGATACGAGCTTGGAATTTTAATTGCCTCTTCAAGGGTGTAACCATGATCATGATGAACTTTGGACGGAGGATCATTATTGGGCATCATTGTTGGTTGTGGAATGATATTAGTCGGCGCAGTTGGCATAAAGAGTGGATTAGTCATCATAAGGGTACTCAAAGGGTGTACCGAAGAAGTTCCAGTGACGTTGGATGTGTTAGCATAGGGGCCGAATCCAGGTGGATAAATGGGATCATTTGTCGACACTTGGATAGAGGGCGGCATGTTTGTATTTAGATAGTCGCGAATTGAAGAAGACGGAGTTTGTCCACTCGTCTAAGCTTCGTACATATATGTCATTTGTTGTCTTAATGCCCTTACATCTTCTATTGACACTGTTTCCTGTGAAGTCATCTAGTTTCGGACCTCATCATTGTCAGACTTGTTCCCGTCTTTGTGGGTCATTTTCTTCTTCCCTTTCGACCTTGTATTGTAGGGATGTAATGCCAGCTTAACCACAAAACAATCACCATTAAGCTAATATTTCtttctatctctctctctctctctgaatGAAGTAGCAAACATATTAGTGTTAAGGAATCGTGCATATTGCATCCACATATATACTTCTAATATGGAAGACCTTATGTTTCATCCCAGCTTATCTAGGCGTTTTCTCCTCATTAGTTATTCTTGTTAAAAAGGTTTGATCGAACCCATcaggttgcctacgtatcatgTTAGTGCATGAATCAGATATTTGCGTAGTTCGAAAATATACATTAaccctttctttttttcattttttaaattatatattttttatagttgtTATAGATACATACATATagatattactatttatatatatttattcatttgtactaatgaaaaaatgaaaccaGACATAAACATAACCTAACATATCATTTCAATGTTTGGAACATAAGTAGGAAAATGATGAGAAAATCGCTAAACAAAAGTCAATATCTTAAACAGACACGACCTAAACAAAGCGTAGAAATGTAGAATGAAATAAAGCAGGACttaaactaaagaaaatgacacTAATGAAACAAATGTTTATATCAACCCTCATATCCCAAAGACATAAATGTCATGTTTGCATCTCCATCTACTCTCTCAGGGAGATGGTGGTCTTACATGACCTCCTACACTCTGATATATATCTTGCACCGAAGTCATAAGGTACTCAGCAAATTCAGGTACTTTAGCCAGAAATTGTTCATGGTTCATCTCTTGATAGTCTAAACCCATTTGGGCAGTGCGATCAGCCAAACGATGGACTTTTGATCTAAATGAATTGCAAGCCTGATTCCATCCTCGTATTTGTTGATCACGGGAGGCCACCATTTCTCTAGCACGTCTTT
This region includes:
- the LOC125851018 gene encoding uncharacterized protein LOC125851018 gives rise to the protein MIEVNSGVCEPHMNGYVLAKKILRVGYYWLTMKRDSIRFVRKYHECQIHGDLIHSHPSELRAMSAPWPFVAWGMDVIGQIEPKVSNGHRFILVAINYFTKWVEAVTFKSVTKKVVVDFIHFNIICRFGIPKAIVTDNAANLNNRLMQEVCRQFKIEHRNSIPYHPKANGAVEVANKNIKKYFVKFRTSVGATPYSLVYGIEAVIPAEVEISSLRIVVEAEIDDDEWIRTPLEQLSLIDEKRMTSVCHG